From the Terriglobales bacterium genome, the window CATGGCGGCCGTCTTGTGGCCCGGGGGAGTCGGAGCGGTAGGCGGGGGAGGCGCGGCCGGCGCCTTTCCGGCCAGGGCTGCGGCCATCATCTCCTTGGCCTTCTTGGTGTCGAGGACCACGGTGGCTTCCAGCTTGGGCAGCGGCGGAAGCGCCTGCACGGTGTCGGCTGCGGTTTCGTCCTCGTGCCAGGTGTCCTTGAACTGGATGATGTGCTTGCCGATGCCGATCTCGTCGCCGTCGTTGAGCGAGACCTTGGTGATGCGCTGCTTGTTGACGAAGGTGCCGTTCAGGCTCTCATTGTCCTCGACGACGTAGTGGTCGCTCTCCCAGAAGATCTTGGCGTGGTGGCTGCTGACGGCGAGGTTATCCACCTGAATGAGATTGTCGGGCAGGCGGCCAATGGTAGCCACACCGCCCTGGGCGAGCGTGAACTCCTTCAGAGTGGCGCCTTCGAACATCAGATAGAGCTTTGCCATTTGTGGCCTCCTCCAAACCAGCGACGGTACCAGGCTTCCTTGACGATCTTGATGAGTACGCAGGTGATGTTGTCGTCGCCCCCGGCCTCCTTGGCGGCCTGGATCAAGCGGTCACAGGCCTGCTGCAGCGAGAACGAGGATTGAATAATCTCCAACAGGCGCGGCTCCTTGATGTACTTGGTGAGCCCGTCGGTGGTGAGCAGCAAAATATCGCCGGGCTGCGCGACCAGGTCCTCCAGGTCGGGCTCCACGGTGGCGTCGGCACCCAGGGCGCGGAAGATGATGTTCTGGATGTCGGAGCGGTCGGCTTCTTCCTGGCTGAGGAGGCCGCGGCGCACCTGCTCGGCGACCAGGGAGTGATCCTCGGTCATCTGCTCGATCTCGCCGTGACGGATGCGGTAGATGCGGCTGTCGCCCACGTGGGCGATGGAGAGGAAATTGCCCTTCAGCATGGCGGCCACAATGGTGGCGCCCATGCCATGGTGCGAGGCGTCGGAGGACGCGGCCTGGTAGATGACGTCGTTGGCGAGCTGGATGGCGCTGGCCAGGGCGTTGGCCATCTGGGAGACGTCCTCGTAGGCGCGCCCATGGGTAGGGTAACTGCCGTTGGCGGCGGCCTTGCGGAAGTACTCCAGCACGGTGTCCACGCCCATCTTGCTGGCCACTTCGCCGGCGGCCATGCCGCCCATCCCGTCGCAGACCAGGAAGATGCCGTTGCGGGTGTCGTAGCCGAAGTTGTCCTCGTTGTTGGTGCGCACGCAGCCAACATCGCTTTTGCCGACGACTTCGACCGCAACTTTCATGGAAGGGGACGAATCCCGCGCAATCCTACCCTAAACTTCGCCTCTCTGCGCGCAAGCGCAGGCCCATCCGTTCGCGCCCCAAGCGCGCGCGTGCAGACCCTCCGGAAGCTTCCCGGGAAGATGTTGGGCGGATTGTAGCGGGTGTGCAGATACGAAACAAGAGCGTTGTTTACCG encodes:
- a CDS encoding Stp1/IreP family PP2C-type Ser/Thr phosphatase translates to MKVAVEVVGKSDVGCVRTNNEDNFGYDTRNGIFLVCDGMGGMAAGEVASKMGVDTVLEYFRKAAANGSYPTHGRAYEDVSQMANALASAIQLANDVIYQAASSDASHHGMGATIVAAMLKGNFLSIAHVGDSRIYRIRHGEIEQMTEDHSLVAEQVRRGLLSQEEADRSDIQNIIFRALGADATVEPDLEDLVAQPGDILLLTTDGLTKYIKEPRLLEIIQSSFSLQQACDRLIQAAKEAGGDDNITCVLIKIVKEAWYRRWFGGGHKWQSSI
- a CDS encoding FHA domain-containing protein, whose product is MAKLYLMFEGATLKEFTLAQGGVATIGRLPDNLIQVDNLAVSSHHAKIFWESDHYVVEDNESLNGTFVNKQRITKVSLNDGDEIGIGKHIIQFKDTWHEDETAADTVQALPPLPKLEATVVLDTKKAKEMMAAALAGKAPAAPPPPTAPTPPGHKTAAMPPAAPPPRERTATLTVLAGKTDQSQYILSSKLTVIGKSDMATVRLKGWFAPNVAATITKRETKYIIAPAERGIHVSVNGAQIIGPTELTEGSMIEVKGVKMSFDLQ